The Candidatus Koribacter versatilis Ellin345 genome has a segment encoding these proteins:
- a CDS encoding sensor histidine kinase, which translates to MMKSLFGKIFLWFWLTSILLTVASVFIAVFLTGTPVLRQWASNFGDLYSRNVVQSYLLGGDAGLDQFLTSTEQAREIQTTLFGPDGERIRGGALTPFQQGLLEEARASGRTECRIRLAWQCAAVVDTPRGKFVVVGRALHPRRMVRQLPLSAVLTRAMLILLFASGLCFALARYIARPVEVLQHATRRIAAGDLSARAAPALAPRKDELVSLAEEFDVMAARIEALMQSQRQMLGDISHELRSPLTRLRVALELAEGGDAEAMKRMNADLQKLEQLIEQVLTLNRLDAGEKWVELQSTNLETVLSEVVRDANYEGRARNVSVELKAEPLTIKANPALLKSCVENIVRNALRYSPDNGRVEVEERAVSDSTGRVGHPQWVEIRVRDHGPGVPPEALPRLFEPFYRVAESRSEKSGGRGLGLSIAQRAAAVHGGTVEAKNREGGGLEVLVKLPVRS; encoded by the coding sequence ATGATGAAGAGCCTCTTCGGAAAGATCTTCCTGTGGTTCTGGCTGACGTCGATTTTGCTCACGGTCGCGTCGGTGTTTATTGCGGTGTTTCTTACGGGCACGCCGGTGTTGCGGCAGTGGGCATCGAATTTTGGCGATTTGTATTCGCGCAATGTGGTGCAGTCGTATTTGCTGGGCGGAGACGCGGGACTGGACCAGTTCCTGACGTCCACGGAACAAGCGCGCGAAATTCAAACGACGCTGTTCGGGCCCGACGGAGAACGGATTCGCGGCGGGGCCCTCACGCCGTTTCAGCAGGGACTGTTGGAGGAAGCACGCGCGTCGGGACGGACGGAGTGCCGTATCCGGCTGGCATGGCAGTGTGCGGCAGTGGTGGATACGCCGCGCGGGAAGTTTGTTGTAGTCGGGAGGGCGTTGCATCCGCGGCGCATGGTGCGGCAATTGCCGCTATCGGCGGTGCTGACGCGCGCGATGCTGATCCTGCTTTTCGCGAGCGGGTTGTGCTTTGCGCTGGCGCGGTATATTGCGCGCCCGGTGGAGGTTTTGCAACATGCGACGCGAAGGATCGCAGCGGGAGACTTGAGCGCCCGAGCCGCACCAGCGCTGGCTCCGAGAAAAGACGAACTGGTTTCGCTGGCGGAAGAATTCGATGTGATGGCGGCGCGCATTGAGGCCCTGATGCAATCGCAGCGGCAGATGCTGGGAGACATTTCGCACGAACTGCGGTCGCCATTGACGCGGCTGCGCGTCGCGCTGGAACTCGCGGAAGGCGGCGATGCCGAGGCGATGAAGCGAATGAATGCGGATCTGCAGAAGCTGGAGCAGCTGATCGAACAGGTGTTGACACTCAATCGGCTGGATGCGGGCGAGAAGTGGGTCGAGCTTCAGTCAACGAATTTGGAAACTGTCTTGAGCGAAGTTGTGCGCGACGCGAATTATGAAGGACGGGCGCGGAATGTGAGCGTCGAACTGAAAGCGGAGCCGCTGACGATTAAGGCGAACCCGGCGCTGCTGAAGAGTTGCGTGGAGAACATTGTGCGCAACGCATTGCGATATTCACCCGACAACGGAAGAGTTGAAGTGGAGGAGAGGGCGGTTTCAGATTCCACCGGAAGGGTCGGGCACCCACAGTGGGTGGAGATCAGAGTGCGGGACCACGGGCCGGGCGTGCCGCCGGAGGCGCTGCCGCGATTGTTTGAGCCGTTCTATCGCGTGGCGGAGTCGCGGAGTGAGAAGTCGGGGGGAAGAGGGCTGGGGCTGTCGATTGCACAGAGAGCCGCGGCGGTGCATGGGGGAACTGTCGAGGCGAAGAACCGCGAGGGCGGGGGGCTGGAAGTGCTTGTGAAGTTGCCGGTGCGTTCGTAA
- a CDS encoding Spy/CpxP family protein refolding chaperone, which produces MKKIWLAVAAVVLVGVVAATAQSAGMLRRHGARNFWVRHIMADLDITDQQREQIKQVLKDEKPNIQALVQRAEAERVELRTMNTFDEAKVRSVAESNSSLYVDAIVEREKVRTKIFTVLTPEQRTKVNKMIEQCHEGVQERLENLGEEL; this is translated from the coding sequence ATGAAAAAGATTTGGTTGGCGGTGGCAGCGGTGGTGCTGGTTGGAGTGGTGGCAGCGACGGCGCAGAGCGCGGGGATGCTGCGGCGTCACGGGGCACGGAACTTCTGGGTGCGGCACATTATGGCGGACCTGGATATCACGGATCAGCAGCGAGAGCAGATCAAGCAGGTTTTGAAAGACGAGAAGCCGAATATCCAGGCGCTGGTACAGCGCGCGGAGGCCGAGCGCGTGGAGTTGCGGACGATGAACACGTTTGACGAGGCGAAAGTGCGCAGTGTGGCAGAGAGTAATTCGTCTCTGTATGTGGACGCGATCGTCGAGCGCGAGAAAGTAAGAACGAAGATATTCACGGTGCTGACACCGGAGCAGCGGACGAAGGTCAACAAGATGATCGAGCAGTGTCATGAGGGAGTGCAGGAGCGGTTGGAGAATTTGGGGGAAGAGTTGTGA
- a CDS encoding sensor domain-containing diguanylate cyclase produces MASERARQILYSAAVAIFVFASVWVGLTLTRGEDRVAAIWLSNGVLVVLLLSKGKTPTLPLVMIGFLANLLANRVAGDQWLQASSLAAINALEVVIAYALLTRRGREVDLRDPSGLGRFVLWGAIVAPLICSLLGTTVVVASRGGDFQATLRVWFLADALGMAVIAPVLFVFLKDHVLTELFGREKLGGTALMLLLLGLSLAVVFSQSRLPLLFLVFPVLVLAVFKRGFAGAALAVVTIAAIGVIGAVKGFGPITIGSGNAFTDRVLLLQAYLACVVATSFPLAAVLGERDRLHERLTGLVYVDWLTDLPNRRHFDMRFNSEWRRAMRSRMPISLMMIDVDQFKEYNDAYGHMAGDRCLAKLGSVMAASVKRSADFVARYGGEEFVVILPETTATGAGIVAANVMEAVAALELPHAGSPHKQVSVSVGIAYAHPDIGAEPSELVRSADRALYTAKRDGRNCVRVALEQTTSA; encoded by the coding sequence ATGGCTTCAGAGCGCGCACGTCAAATTCTGTACAGTGCGGCGGTCGCGATTTTCGTGTTCGCGAGCGTATGGGTAGGACTCACGCTGACCCGGGGAGAAGACAGAGTTGCGGCGATTTGGCTGTCGAATGGCGTGCTGGTGGTGCTGTTGCTCAGCAAAGGCAAGACGCCGACGCTGCCCCTGGTAATGATTGGTTTTCTCGCCAATCTGCTGGCGAACCGGGTGGCAGGGGACCAGTGGTTGCAGGCATCGTCGCTTGCCGCCATCAACGCGCTCGAGGTAGTGATTGCCTATGCGTTGTTGACGCGGCGTGGACGCGAAGTAGACCTGCGAGACCCGAGTGGATTGGGCCGCTTCGTTCTGTGGGGCGCGATCGTCGCGCCACTCATCTGTTCACTGCTCGGCACTACCGTGGTGGTGGCGTCGAGAGGCGGCGACTTCCAGGCCACTTTGCGGGTTTGGTTCCTAGCCGATGCGCTTGGGATGGCGGTCATCGCGCCAGTGCTCTTCGTTTTTCTCAAAGACCATGTGTTGACTGAATTGTTTGGCCGGGAGAAACTCGGCGGTACCGCGTTAATGCTGTTGCTGTTGGGACTCAGCCTGGCAGTGGTGTTTTCGCAGTCGAGATTGCCCCTCCTGTTCCTGGTTTTTCCCGTCCTGGTGCTGGCCGTGTTCAAGCGTGGGTTTGCCGGCGCAGCCCTGGCCGTAGTGACGATCGCGGCGATTGGAGTCATCGGCGCGGTGAAGGGCTTCGGGCCGATCACGATCGGGTCGGGGAATGCATTCACGGACCGGGTACTGTTGTTGCAGGCATATCTTGCATGCGTGGTGGCGACATCCTTTCCGCTGGCGGCGGTGTTGGGAGAGCGAGACCGGTTACACGAGCGGCTAACAGGATTGGTATATGTGGATTGGCTGACTGACTTGCCAAACCGCCGTCACTTCGACATGCGATTCAACAGCGAGTGGCGGCGCGCAATGCGGTCGCGAATGCCAATCTCGCTGATGATGATCGACGTTGACCAGTTCAAAGAATACAACGACGCTTATGGGCACATGGCGGGAGACCGATGCCTGGCCAAACTCGGGTCGGTGATGGCGGCCTCGGTGAAGCGATCGGCGGATTTCGTGGCGCGTTACGGCGGCGAAGAGTTCGTGGTAATTCTGCCGGAGACGACGGCAACGGGGGCGGGAATCGTAGCTGCCAATGTGATGGAGGCAGTGGCAGCCCTGGAGCTGCCGCACGCAGGGAGTCCACACAAGCAAGTGAGTGTGAGCGTGGGAATCGCCTATGCGCATCCGGACATAGGGGCGGAGCCGTCAGAACTGGTGCGCTCGGCGGATCGTGCGCTGTACACGGCGAAGCGTGATGGACGCAACTGCGTCCGAGTGGCACTCGAACAAACGACAAGTGCGTGA
- a CDS encoding TonB-dependent receptor, whose protein sequence is MYRTLRSLCILVLLSCLSIVSRLVAQDAAGTIFGTITDLQGSVVPDARVRVTNGATAVSKETVTGKDGSFRVLDLPVGKYTVTAESPGFAVTHSEEKPLQINQNLRIDIRLQVGTEKTVVDVTGEAAGVETVNSTLGQSVTSRPLVDLPLNGRDVLQLALLQPGVTETNEGNTGAGSYSIGGGRSDSVTFLLDGGINNDLLGNEVVFNPNPDAIAEFRILQNNYTAEYGRNGGGVISVVTKSGGNNFHGSGFEFLRNDAFNANSYFNKLNDLPRNVLKRNQYGGTIGGPIIKNRLFFFVSYQGQRLTATEDPSLYGNSTTTTVFTNPELQNGDFGGDPNVANFLNAHPYFIAPGHTAADAVIDPAKFDPVAQKYIGLGLIPSTSTGELNAIGNQTDNRNELSAKIDFQLDEQDKIGATFGGNRNSETDDFRFSNVPGSPVSNHYSQNFLTLAYTRTFSNSMLNEFRFTAQRTTHLQDAPLGAKHTPADVGVGIHSDDPTGVTVLGFDNGLTIGPSLFGPTNFASNTFSYSDNFSWVRGKHSWKFGAGFTPYQNNTLYDFYVNGYFQFNGTGSGNSLADFLLGVPTYYIQYPQAPSNIRSKNTFLYAQDEWHVSRRLVLNLGLRYEYSTPKIDTEGRSYSIIPGQQSTVFPNAPNSLVFPGDKGTPTGANFPDKNDFGPRLGFAYDVFGDGKTSLRGGVGLFYDILKGEDNLQFNGQPPFFSSAGLLFPDATANSNYAFLADPYGSAGVTDPFPSKPVDHNLDFGAAGFLPFNNAGSAFFVDPHLRTPYTYQYNLSLEREIARNTIMDVSYVGSDSHKLTSLVDINPFDLSNHSGVRLLNELPANQSCDDAFGGFCFASMPEFKNASNAVYNALEASVTRQPTPTWKLGQTYFTLAYTYAHNIDNASGFRQVTSQVPYYNGNQFRASADQDIHHRLTFSGGWDFALDQWWPSGWKRLTQGWSVFPIMTWRTGFPYSVFARFDDSFDYTVPGPSGAGDPALAYANVVGSTGTLDPRKYYSGLGAGAYWINPNSFSNANEYDYGSPYGDFARNSLRGPHETNLDFEVAKTTKLTESLRMQLRAEMFNVFNHAEFRLPDTNITSPSFGQILGTYDPRIIQFAVRFTF, encoded by the coding sequence GTGTATCGTACCCTCCGTTCGCTCTGCATACTTGTTTTACTAAGTTGTCTCTCGATCGTCTCACGCCTGGTTGCGCAGGATGCGGCCGGTACCATCTTCGGAACCATCACTGATCTACAGGGCTCGGTCGTTCCGGATGCGCGTGTTCGCGTGACGAATGGCGCCACGGCGGTTTCAAAAGAGACAGTCACGGGCAAAGACGGTTCGTTTCGAGTACTCGACCTTCCTGTGGGCAAATACACGGTGACCGCCGAAAGCCCGGGCTTTGCTGTGACGCACTCCGAAGAGAAGCCGCTACAGATCAATCAGAACCTTCGGATCGACATTCGCTTGCAGGTCGGAACCGAAAAAACGGTCGTCGATGTGACCGGGGAGGCCGCCGGTGTCGAGACCGTAAACTCAACCCTCGGTCAATCGGTGACGAGCCGTCCCCTGGTGGATCTTCCGCTGAATGGTCGCGACGTTCTGCAGTTGGCGTTACTGCAGCCAGGAGTAACGGAGACCAACGAGGGTAACACTGGCGCCGGCAGTTATAGCATCGGCGGAGGGCGAAGTGATTCAGTCACGTTTCTACTCGACGGAGGCATTAACAACGATTTGTTGGGCAACGAAGTCGTGTTCAACCCCAACCCAGATGCAATCGCGGAGTTCAGAATCCTCCAGAACAACTACACGGCGGAATACGGGCGTAATGGCGGCGGCGTGATCAGCGTAGTCACGAAGTCAGGAGGCAACAACTTCCACGGAAGCGGCTTTGAGTTCCTGCGCAATGATGCGTTCAATGCGAACTCCTACTTCAACAAGCTGAACGACCTCCCGCGGAATGTGCTGAAGCGGAACCAGTACGGCGGCACAATCGGCGGTCCAATCATCAAGAACCGGTTGTTCTTCTTCGTGTCGTACCAGGGTCAAAGGCTCACCGCGACAGAAGACCCTTCCTTGTACGGGAATTCGACGACGACGACGGTATTTACGAATCCCGAGCTGCAGAATGGCGATTTTGGCGGAGACCCGAATGTCGCAAACTTCCTGAACGCGCACCCGTACTTTATCGCACCAGGACATACCGCAGCGGACGCTGTCATCGATCCTGCAAAGTTCGATCCCGTAGCACAGAAGTACATCGGACTTGGCCTGATTCCAAGCACTTCGACTGGCGAACTGAACGCCATCGGCAACCAGACAGACAATCGCAACGAACTGAGTGCGAAGATCGATTTTCAGCTCGATGAACAAGACAAGATTGGCGCAACGTTTGGTGGCAATCGCAATTCTGAGACGGATGACTTCCGATTCTCGAACGTCCCGGGATCTCCCGTATCCAATCACTACAGCCAGAATTTCCTGACACTCGCCTACACTCGGACCTTCTCAAATAGCATGCTGAACGAGTTCCGTTTCACCGCGCAACGTACGACCCACCTGCAGGATGCGCCCCTGGGAGCGAAACATACGCCCGCCGATGTTGGGGTCGGGATTCACTCTGACGATCCCACGGGCGTGACCGTGTTGGGGTTCGACAACGGCTTGACAATTGGGCCAAGCCTGTTCGGACCGACTAATTTCGCGAGCAACACTTTCTCGTATTCCGATAATTTCTCGTGGGTTCGAGGCAAGCACTCCTGGAAGTTCGGCGCGGGATTTACTCCGTACCAGAACAACACGCTGTACGACTTTTATGTAAACGGGTATTTCCAGTTCAACGGCACGGGCAGCGGGAATTCATTGGCTGACTTTTTGCTGGGAGTTCCGACGTATTACATCCAGTATCCCCAGGCCCCGTCGAACATCCGCAGCAAGAACACATTCTTGTATGCGCAGGACGAGTGGCATGTGTCGCGCAGGCTGGTGCTCAACCTGGGACTGCGGTATGAGTACAGCACACCGAAGATCGACACGGAGGGAAGAAGCTATTCAATTATTCCCGGACAACAGTCGACAGTGTTTCCGAATGCACCGAATAGCCTCGTTTTTCCCGGCGATAAGGGCACGCCTACAGGGGCCAACTTCCCGGACAAAAACGATTTCGGGCCGCGCTTAGGTTTCGCTTATGACGTTTTCGGAGACGGTAAAACTAGTTTACGTGGCGGCGTCGGGCTGTTTTACGACATCCTGAAGGGCGAAGACAATCTTCAATTCAACGGTCAGCCTCCGTTCTTTTCGTCCGCGGGTTTGCTGTTCCCCGACGCGACGGCCAACTCCAATTACGCTTTTCTGGCCGATCCGTACGGAAGCGCCGGGGTTACGGACCCGTTCCCCTCGAAACCCGTTGACCACAACCTCGATTTCGGCGCCGCAGGGTTCTTGCCGTTCAACAACGCGGGCTCGGCGTTCTTCGTCGATCCACATTTGCGCACGCCGTATACCTATCAGTACAACTTGAGTCTGGAGCGCGAAATTGCCAGGAACACCATCATGGATGTGTCCTACGTCGGAAGCGATTCCCATAAGCTGACATCGCTGGTCGACATCAATCCATTCGATTTATCGAATCACTCCGGTGTGCGTCTACTCAACGAATTGCCGGCGAACCAGTCCTGCGACGACGCCTTCGGAGGTTTCTGTTTCGCTTCGATGCCGGAGTTCAAGAACGCATCGAACGCCGTGTACAACGCACTGGAAGCGAGCGTGACGCGACAACCGACCCCGACCTGGAAGTTAGGTCAGACCTATTTCACGCTGGCGTACACGTATGCGCACAACATCGACAACGCCTCCGGTTTCCGGCAGGTGACCTCCCAAGTGCCGTACTACAACGGAAACCAGTTCCGTGCCAGCGCCGACCAGGACATTCACCACCGATTGACGTTCAGTGGCGGTTGGGACTTTGCGCTTGACCAATGGTGGCCTTCCGGATGGAAGCGCCTCACCCAAGGGTGGAGCGTGTTTCCAATCATGACCTGGAGAACAGGCTTTCCATATAGTGTCTTTGCCCGCTTCGACGACAGTTTCGACTATACCGTCCCGGGGCCATCTGGCGCCGGCGATCCCGCACTGGCTTATGCCAACGTTGTCGGATCCACGGGGACTCTCGATCCGCGGAAGTATTATTCCGGCCTTGGTGCCGGAGCATACTGGATCAATCCAAATTCGTTCAGCAACGCGAACGAATATGACTACGGTTCACCATATGGCGACTTCGCGCGTAATAGCCTCCGCGGTCCCCATGAAACGAACCTCGACTTCGAAGTCGCGAAGACCACGAAATTGACGGAATCGCTACGGATGCAACTCCGCGCCGAAATGTTCAACGTGTTCAACCATGCAGAGTTCAGGCTCCCAGATACGAACATAACCTCACCATCCTTCGGCCAAATTCTCGGTACGTACGATCCGCGAATCATCCAGTTTGCGGTTCGCTTCACGTTCTAA
- a CDS encoding response regulator transcription factor translates to MTIERVSVLLVDDDEELCSLLARAMEREAIEMTAVHDAGSGLHRATTEPWSLVILDVMLPGGNGIETLAKIREKSKIPVIMLTARGEERYRIKGLEVGADDYVAKPFSPRELIARIRAILRRVPDQGVPDVFRVGDLHIDHNKRVVMQEGNPIELTSAEYEVLLVLVRAAGKTVSRDELAEKALGREVAFLDRSIDMHISNLRKKLGAKYGLAERIKSVRGAGYVYNAR, encoded by the coding sequence ATGACCATCGAACGTGTGTCGGTGTTGCTGGTGGATGATGACGAGGAGTTGTGTTCGCTGTTGGCACGCGCGATGGAGCGCGAGGCGATCGAGATGACGGCGGTGCACGATGCGGGGAGCGGATTGCATCGCGCGACGACCGAGCCGTGGAGCCTGGTGATCCTTGACGTGATGCTGCCGGGAGGCAATGGCATTGAGACGCTGGCGAAGATCCGTGAGAAGTCGAAGATACCGGTAATCATGCTGACGGCGCGCGGTGAGGAGCGCTATCGCATCAAGGGATTAGAGGTTGGCGCGGATGATTACGTCGCTAAGCCGTTCAGTCCGCGAGAACTGATTGCGAGAATCCGCGCGATTTTGCGACGGGTGCCGGACCAGGGAGTGCCGGATGTGTTTCGTGTGGGGGACCTGCACATCGATCACAACAAGCGTGTGGTGATGCAGGAAGGGAATCCAATCGAATTGACGAGCGCCGAGTATGAGGTGCTGCTGGTGCTGGTGCGCGCGGCAGGGAAGACGGTTTCGCGCGATGAACTGGCGGAGAAGGCGCTGGGACGCGAGGTGGCATTTCTCGATCGCAGCATTGATATGCACATCAGCAATTTGAGGAAGAAGCTGGGCGCGAAGTATGGGCTGGCAGAGAGGATCAAGAGCGTGCGTGGTGCGGGATACGTGTACAACGCGCGCTGA
- a CDS encoding TonB-dependent receptor, which translates to MSTILIMLCLTVGAMAQRITGTLRGQVTDSAGSVVVGAKVTAANQDSGVTEKTATNSAGTYIFPELLPGPYTVTVQSEGFATSAVRDVRVATNVVNDRNVSLAVGGSTTTIDVNAAAETVDLSSSTVATTFDTRETLDIPSGSNSPLQLALFSANTTAQQGGVTGTGGSVSGTRPRSNSFNIDGVDDNNAGTSGQISNVIQDAVAEFNLVTNPFSAEYGHAGGGQFNIVTKTGTNSWHGSGEYYLQNRFLNALDNLTKDAIAQGAIDHTPRLDVSRVGGTIGGPIIKNRWFIFGAYEYFDQRADSLGADIETPTAAGISTLQSLAATPYIANLIGTLPAAQTANSAPLLVNGVSIPTGLVPQVAPNPFKEHDFQINSDLKEGRHELSARFLFNKQDIITAGAISTPEYNLPTTLTNYKAALIDTWSISNTLVNDLRISYSHSLQSLAVPEPFSNNPLIFLADMNGITFGANDPQRILQDVYQVIDTQTKIFGRHTLKYGGEYRHYIAPAFFLQRSNGNYFYLSTQTFINDGVPEIQMLRGAGDPVFPETQSAVGAFLQDDFKVSNRLTLNLGLRYEFTNNPSGAERQAKNAISNVPGVIDFHAPNTAKLDFEPRIGFAWDPTGTGKTSVRGGIGLGYSPPVNNFNQNAQPPQVQTVLNLGTACFGGLTTAPAWCASGDHFFAQGALPSTYTLAPGPDIPRALTASIMPDTIDARIVNWSLGIQREVYAGGVLDVRYVGSRSFHLPTQIRLNSISAFDAGLTALPTYFSNSEVPSAVPNPASTQADFKTFLANQGFAPYSQYGFVNVLTEIGPFGASVYHGASVSFTQSLRHGLTMRANYTWSHNIDNATNELNSSSVNPRRAEDSYDLDAERGNSVLDVRHKFAVAWTYHTPNLTSGSRLLRALANGYEINGDFIAQTGQPVTILSPYDANANGDTAGERAIFNPHGSQNLSTDVNFVCNDGSGGATRIVNPQDAAATPCSPSNVVGYVSMNSGAAFVASQLGARSNLGRDTVYSPGFGVWNASLGKSFRVTEGKSFLARVEVYDVFNHRNFTVAGPVTVFGTATGLQAFNLGYVQTGSSQFLDSKQFTGGARALQLVFKFIF; encoded by the coding sequence GTGAGCACGATCTTGATCATGCTCTGCCTGACGGTCGGAGCGATGGCACAGAGGATCACCGGCACATTGCGCGGTCAAGTAACCGATTCCGCCGGCAGCGTGGTGGTTGGTGCGAAGGTCACCGCCGCAAACCAAGACAGCGGGGTCACCGAGAAAACGGCAACCAACTCGGCCGGCACCTACATATTTCCGGAACTGTTGCCGGGACCGTATACCGTGACGGTGCAATCGGAGGGCTTCGCCACGAGCGCGGTCCGCGACGTGCGGGTCGCGACCAATGTGGTCAACGACCGGAACGTCTCATTGGCAGTCGGCGGGTCGACGACCACCATTGATGTAAACGCGGCTGCCGAGACGGTGGATCTCTCTTCGTCGACGGTTGCCACTACGTTTGATACGCGAGAAACTCTCGATATTCCCAGCGGATCCAACAGTCCGCTGCAATTGGCATTGTTTTCGGCGAACACTACGGCGCAACAAGGCGGCGTAACCGGCACTGGCGGATCCGTTTCCGGTACACGTCCACGGTCCAACTCCTTCAACATTGACGGCGTGGACGATAACAACGCGGGCACTTCCGGCCAGATCTCGAACGTCATTCAGGATGCAGTCGCCGAATTCAACCTGGTGACGAATCCGTTTTCCGCGGAGTACGGGCACGCGGGCGGCGGGCAATTCAACATCGTCACCAAGACAGGCACCAACAGTTGGCACGGGTCAGGGGAGTACTACCTGCAGAACCGCTTCCTGAATGCGCTCGACAATTTGACGAAAGATGCAATCGCGCAAGGCGCCATCGACCACACTCCCAGGCTTGACGTCAGCCGAGTAGGTGGGACGATAGGTGGCCCGATCATCAAGAACCGCTGGTTCATCTTCGGCGCCTATGAATACTTCGACCAGCGCGCGGACAGCCTCGGAGCCGACATAGAAACGCCTACGGCAGCAGGCATCAGCACTTTGCAGTCGCTGGCGGCAACTCCGTACATTGCGAACCTGATTGGCACGCTGCCTGCGGCGCAAACCGCAAACTCCGCGCCGCTTCTGGTGAACGGCGTCAGCATTCCCACCGGCTTGGTTCCCCAGGTGGCGCCCAATCCGTTTAAAGAACATGATTTTCAGATCAATAGCGACCTAAAAGAAGGTCGCCATGAACTGAGCGCGCGCTTCCTGTTCAACAAGCAAGACATCATAACCGCCGGTGCGATCAGTACGCCTGAATACAATCTGCCTACCACCCTCACAAATTACAAAGCGGCCTTGATTGACACCTGGTCGATCTCCAACACGCTGGTCAACGACCTGCGGATCTCGTACTCCCATTCTCTGCAGAGCCTCGCGGTTCCAGAGCCCTTCAGCAACAACCCACTCATTTTCCTGGCCGACATGAATGGCATCACCTTCGGGGCCAATGATCCGCAGAGGATCTTGCAGGATGTGTACCAGGTCATCGATACGCAAACCAAGATTTTCGGCCGGCACACATTGAAGTATGGCGGTGAATATCGTCATTACATCGCGCCGGCATTTTTCCTGCAAAGATCCAACGGGAACTACTTCTATCTTTCGACACAGACGTTTATCAACGACGGCGTGCCGGAGATCCAAATGCTCCGCGGCGCCGGAGACCCGGTGTTTCCGGAAACGCAGAGTGCCGTCGGGGCATTCCTGCAGGATGACTTCAAGGTGAGCAATCGGCTGACCCTGAACCTCGGTCTTCGATATGAGTTCACCAACAATCCCTCTGGCGCAGAACGTCAGGCGAAGAACGCAATTTCAAATGTTCCCGGAGTGATCGACTTTCACGCACCGAACACCGCGAAGCTGGATTTCGAACCGCGAATCGGATTTGCGTGGGACCCCACCGGAACCGGCAAGACCTCGGTTCGTGGCGGAATCGGATTGGGATATTCGCCTCCGGTTAACAACTTCAACCAGAATGCCCAGCCGCCGCAGGTACAGACGGTCCTCAACCTGGGAACAGCGTGCTTCGGCGGCCTGACCACTGCTCCTGCATGGTGCGCTTCAGGAGACCACTTCTTTGCGCAGGGAGCACTGCCGTCAACCTATACGCTCGCGCCCGGTCCCGACATACCGCGGGCACTCACGGCTTCCATCATGCCAGACACGATTGATGCTCGCATCGTGAACTGGAGCCTCGGCATTCAGCGCGAGGTTTACGCTGGTGGCGTTTTGGATGTGCGCTACGTTGGTTCGCGGAGTTTCCATCTGCCGACCCAGATCCGACTGAACAGCATTAGTGCTTTCGATGCCGGTCTGACTGCGTTGCCGACCTACTTCAGCAACTCCGAAGTCCCGTCGGCCGTTCCGAACCCTGCATCCACGCAAGCGGATTTCAAAACCTTCCTTGCAAACCAGGGGTTCGCGCCGTATTCACAGTACGGATTCGTCAACGTGCTGACCGAGATCGGGCCGTTTGGTGCGAGCGTCTACCACGGCGCTTCTGTGTCGTTCACACAAAGTCTGCGCCACGGCTTGACGATGCGTGCGAATTACACCTGGTCGCATAACATCGACAACGCAACGAACGAACTGAACTCGAGCTCGGTGAATCCGCGCCGTGCTGAAGATAGCTACGACCTCGATGCGGAACGGGGAAATTCAGTGCTGGATGTACGGCATAAGTTCGCCGTAGCCTGGACCTATCACACCCCGAACCTGACAAGCGGTAGCCGTTTGCTGAGAGCGCTGGCGAACGGGTACGAAATCAACGGCGACTTCATCGCCCAGACCGGTCAGCCGGTTACGATTCTGTCTCCTTACGATGCGAATGCAAACGGCGACACCGCTGGCGAGCGCGCGATCTTCAATCCCCACGGTTCCCAGAACCTCTCTACCGATGTGAACTTCGTTTGTAACGACGGAAGCGGTGGCGCGACCAGAATCGTGAATCCGCAAGATGCCGCGGCAACGCCGTGTTCGCCTTCGAACGTGGTGGGCTACGTCAGCATGAATTCAGGCGCTGCTTTCGTTGCCAGTCAACTTGGTGCGCGTTCGAATCTCGGCCGTGACACGGTGTACTCGCCGGGATTCGGAGTATGGAACGCGTCGCTCGGGAAGAGTTTCCGGGTGACGGAAGGGAAGTCGTTCCTGGCGCGCGTAGAAGTTTACGACGTATTCAATCATCGCAACTTTACGGTGGCCGGTCCGGTTACGGTGTTCGGAACCGCAACTGGACTCCAAGCGTTCAACCTTGGCTATGTGCAAACGGGGAGCAGCCAGTTCCTGGATTCCAAGCAGTTTACCGGCGGCGCCCGTGCTTTGCAGTTGGTCTTCAAGTTCATCTTCTGA